In Silene latifolia isolate original U9 population chromosome 3, ASM4854445v1, whole genome shotgun sequence, a single window of DNA contains:
- the LOC141649252 gene encoding protein FAR-RED IMPAIRED RESPONSE 1-like produces the protein MKNGGLFIDRFHAGHNHELISARDREFQKLSCNLTDYHKMIILYNYRLKIGATKTYKMLKEHVNGFENIGASLNDFKNFHRNVKCYIHERDGQLFIDHFKEMAVNKEGFFFDYDVDSDGSLSRAIWADSAARRNYSAFGDSLVAHEDADSFQWVLKRFLVAMGGKETNYIITDQDPGILKAVPLVFKKARHRFCMWHIMNKVPTKYGVTREDYIVFIRKINTIIWDEDIEAAEFDARWEEIGEEHGLNNIDWFKEMFSKRNQWVMAHYRDLEMGAVMRTTQRSESENSFFKRFEGKSGTLLEFLLRFKSAMDQQRHTHKKLDNEDKHTSPKMETHLALEADGAKVYTHKVFKEFQEEAKMLERKGIQCGHIIWIYSSNGVKTIPDEYVVNRWCKDALRSKSFNCNGDPAEEIDIIDAKQISMSKMWSEVHQTVGILMGRSKEVVDSFSSLIKDFKDKLAPLGSQMSKEQQMVALIVCSTTQEVTIFPPKKSKNKGSGKRLLSSKTKAIALAMKPKRMCKNCKQLANHDKRNCPNPFAQHPPTPPASGFI, from the exons atgaagaatggaggGTTATTCATTGATCGCTTTCATGCAGGACACAACCATGAGCTCATATCAGCCAGGGACAGAGAGTTTCAGAAGCTGTCATGCAACTTAACAGATTATCACAAAATGATTATCCTTTATAATTATAGG ctgaagataggagcaacGAAGACATACAAAATGTTGAAAGAACACGTAaatggttttgagaacattggaGCTAGCctaaatgattttaagaactttcacagaAATGTGAAATGTTACATTCATGAACGGGATGGCCAATTGTTCATAGATCACTTTAAGGAAATGGCTGTAAATAAGGAagggttcttctttgactatgatgttgaCTCTGACGGTAGCTTGAGTAGAGCTATTTGGGCTGACAGTGCTGCAAGAAGGAATTACTCTGCTTTTGGGGATT CCCTTGTCGCACATGAGGACGCTGATTCCTTTCAGTGGGTTTTGAAACGTTTCCTGGTGGCAATGGGTGGAAAGGAGactaattatattattaccgATCAGGATCCAGGCATTTTGAAAGCGGTACCACTTGTGTTCAAGAAAGCGAGgcaccgattttgcatgtggcatatcatgaacaaaGTGCCTACTAAGTATGGGGTGACAAGAGAAGATTATATTGTATTTATAAGGAAAATAAATACCATTATATGGGATGAGGACATTGAAGCTGCAGAATTCGATGCCAGATGGGAAGAGATAGGCGAAGAACATGGACTCAATAACATTGACTGGTTTAAAGAAATGTTCTCGAAAAGGAACCAGTGGGTAATGGCACATTACAGGGACCTAGAGATGGGAGCTGTTATGAGGACGACCCAAAGATCAGAGAGTGAAAATAGTTTTTTTAAAAGATTTGAGGGCAAATCAGGTACATTGCTTGAGTTTTTGCTGCGTTTTAAGAGTGCTATGGACCAACAACGGCATACGCATAAGAAGCTTGACAACGAAGACAAGCACACTTCTCCTAAAATGGAGACGCATTTGGCTCTTGAGGCTGACGGTGCAAAGGTGTACACTCATAAAGTTTTTAAGGAGTTCCAAGAGGAGGCCAA AATGCTTGAAAGGAAGGGAATTCAATGCGGGCATATAATATGGATTTACTCATCTAACGGAGTGAAGACTATACCGGATGAGTATGTTGTGAACAGATGGTGTAAAGATGCACTCCGGTCAAAATCCTTCAATTGTAATGGTGATCCAGCCGAAGAGATTGATATAATAGATGCCAAGCAGATTTCCATGTCAAAAATGTGGTCCGAAGTACACCAGACAGTTGGGATACTGATGGGAAGAAGCAAGGAAGTAGTTGACAGCTTTTCGTCTCTCATAAAAGATTTTAAGGACAAACTAGCACCATTAGGTTCACAAATGAGTAAAGAACAGCAAATGGTTGCGCTTATTGTGTGTTCTACTACTCAAGAAGTAACTATATTTCCACCAAAGAAATCGAAAAATAAGGGAAGTGGAAAGAGACTCTTGTCGAGTAAGACTAAAGCAATAGCCTTGGCGATGAAGCCGAAGCGCatgtgtaaaaattgcaagcAATTAGCGAATCACGACAAGAGGAATTGTCCTAACCCTTTTGCACAGCACCCACCTACTCCACCAGCATCTGGG TTCATttga